From a region of the Halolamina sp. CBA1230 genome:
- a CDS encoding mechanosensitive ion channel family protein — protein sequence MQPHLPLQFGLTGELFGYSLSMLAGKAVAFVAGLLVTLLIGRVVLIPLLLRVLKARGFTEALRGLTKSVANVLVLFAAVAVAFMAAGFPSFLTAAATLSGALALAIGFAAQDLVGNFVAGVFIIKDKPFEVGDWIEWNDMSGRVEEIDLRVSTVRTFDNERITVPNGDLANNAITNPVAYERLRQKFVFGIGYDDDIDLAREAIIEEISSVDGVLTEPAPDTRVTELGDSAVGIQARFWIDDPDRGDYVAVRSSAVQAVKERFDDEGIDMPYVHRQLVGEVDVTEHAAEEAAD from the coding sequence ATGCAGCCACACCTACCGCTCCAGTTCGGCCTCACGGGCGAACTGTTCGGCTACTCGCTGTCGATGCTGGCGGGGAAGGCCGTCGCGTTCGTCGCCGGCCTGCTCGTGACGCTGTTGATCGGGCGGGTCGTTCTGATCCCGCTGCTGCTGCGCGTGCTGAAGGCGCGCGGGTTCACCGAGGCGCTGCGCGGACTGACCAAGAGCGTCGCCAACGTGCTGGTGCTGTTCGCGGCCGTCGCCGTCGCGTTCATGGCCGCCGGCTTCCCCAGCTTCCTCACCGCCGCGGCGACGCTGTCGGGCGCGCTCGCGCTCGCGATCGGCTTCGCCGCACAGGATCTCGTCGGCAACTTCGTCGCCGGCGTGTTCATCATCAAGGACAAACCGTTCGAGGTGGGCGACTGGATCGAGTGGAACGACATGTCCGGCCGCGTCGAGGAGATCGACCTCCGCGTCTCGACGGTGCGGACGTTCGACAACGAGCGCATCACCGTCCCCAACGGCGACCTCGCGAACAACGCGATCACGAACCCCGTCGCCTACGAGCGGCTTCGCCAGAAGTTCGTGTTCGGCATCGGCTACGACGACGACATCGACCTCGCTCGCGAGGCGATAATCGAGGAGATCAGTTCCGTCGACGGCGTGCTGACGGAGCCGGCACCGGACACCCGCGTCACCGAACTCGGCGACTCCGCGGTCGGCATTCAGGCGCGGTTCTGGATCGACGACCCCGACCGCGGCGACTACGTCGCGGTCCGCAGTTCCGCGGTCCAGGCCGTGAAGGAACGATTCGACGACGAAGGGATCGACATGCCGTACGTCCACCGCCAGCTGGTGGGCGAGGTCGACGTGACCGAACACGCCGCGGAGGAGGCGGCGGACTGA
- the cofG gene encoding 7,8-didemethyl-8-hydroxy-5-deazariboflavin synthase subunit CofG: MIPAADEYGIDLSIPETEIDRLLGVTPDDVAAADALTFSRNVFIPLTTACRYTCTYCTYYDVPGEAELMSPAEIREECRIGADAGCTEALFTFGDDPDDRYTAIHEQLAEWGHDSIHEYLREACEIALEEGLLPHANPGDQTREQMAEVADVNASMGVMLETTADVQAHSGGRRKTPGQRLNTIRNAGELGVPFTTGILVGIDEGWRDRAASLLAIRELHERYDHVQEVIVQNVVPNERSDFEKPSLETMRRAVAMARVALPEEISVQVPPNLSPARELLDCGVDDLGGVSPITDDYINPDYEWPALRELREIADAAGVPLYERLPTYDRYLPADLRREGFDSRVADPPANGDEWLPEPIRERIADDDAHGERFRAVARRDGPLSVPE, translated from the coding sequence GTGATCCCGGCCGCCGACGAGTACGGCATCGACCTCTCGATCCCCGAGACGGAGATCGACCGCCTGCTCGGCGTCACGCCCGACGACGTGGCGGCGGCCGACGCGCTCACCTTCTCGCGGAACGTGTTCATCCCGCTCACGACGGCCTGCCGCTACACCTGCACCTACTGCACCTACTACGACGTGCCGGGGGAGGCCGAACTCATGTCGCCCGCGGAGATCCGCGAGGAGTGCCGGATCGGCGCCGACGCGGGCTGTACGGAGGCGCTGTTCACGTTCGGCGACGACCCCGACGACCGCTACACCGCGATCCACGAGCAGCTCGCGGAGTGGGGCCACGACTCGATCCACGAGTACCTCCGCGAGGCCTGCGAGATCGCACTGGAGGAGGGGCTGCTCCCCCACGCCAACCCCGGCGACCAGACCCGCGAGCAGATGGCCGAAGTCGCGGACGTGAACGCCTCGATGGGTGTGATGCTGGAGACGACCGCCGACGTGCAGGCCCACTCGGGCGGCCGGCGCAAGACGCCCGGCCAGCGTCTCAACACGATCCGCAACGCCGGCGAACTCGGCGTCCCGTTCACGACGGGCATCCTCGTCGGCATTGACGAGGGGTGGCGCGACCGCGCGGCGAGCCTGCTCGCGATCCGCGAGCTCCACGAGCGGTACGACCACGTCCAGGAGGTGATCGTCCAGAACGTCGTCCCGAACGAGCGGTCCGACTTCGAGAAACCGAGCCTCGAGACGATGCGCCGCGCGGTCGCGATGGCCCGCGTCGCGCTGCCGGAGGAGATCTCCGTGCAGGTGCCGCCGAACCTTTCGCCCGCCCGGGAGCTACTGGACTGCGGCGTCGACGACCTCGGCGGCGTCTCGCCGATCACGGACGACTACATCAACCCCGACTACGAGTGGCCCGCGCTGCGCGAACTGCGTGAGATCGCCGACGCGGCGGGCGTGCCGCTGTACGAGCGCCTGCCGACGTACGACCGCTACCTCCCGGCCGACCTGCGCCGGGAGGGGTTCGACAGCCGAGTCGCCGACCCGCCAGCGAACGGCGACGAGTGGCTCCCGGAGCCGATCCGCGAACGTATCGCCGACGACGACGCCCACGGCGAACGGTTCCGGGCGGTCGCGCGGCGTGACGGACCGCTGTCGGTGCCGGAGTAG
- a CDS encoding tubulin/FtsZ family protein → MKLAMIGFGQAGGKIVDKFVGYDAEQGSDIVRAAVAVNTAKADLMGLENIPESQRVLIGQSRVKGHGVGADNELGAEIAEEDMDEVQGAIDSIPVHEVDAFLVIAGLGGGTGSGGAPVIAKHLKRIYTEPVYGMGILPGSDEGGIYTLNAARSFQTFVREVDNLLVFDNDAWRKTGESVQGGYDQINEEIVKRFGILFGAGEVEQGGEVAESVVDSSEIINTLSGGGVSTVGYAREEVENAGGGGGGGGLLSRLTGGEEDEELDTAHTTNRITSLVRKAALGRLTLPCEIEGTERALLVMAGPPKYLNRKGIERGRKWLEEQTGSMEVRGGDYPVPGANFVASVILLSGVNNVPRIKELQQVAIEAQENIEDIEEESEENLDELVNDDDDELESLF, encoded by the coding sequence ATGAAGCTGGCAATGATCGGCTTCGGCCAGGCCGGCGGGAAGATCGTCGACAAGTTCGTCGGCTACGACGCCGAACAGGGCTCGGACATCGTCCGGGCCGCTGTCGCGGTCAACACCGCCAAGGCCGACCTGATGGGGCTGGAGAACATCCCGGAGAGCCAACGCGTGCTCATCGGGCAGTCCCGGGTGAAGGGCCACGGCGTCGGCGCCGACAACGAGCTCGGCGCGGAGATCGCCGAGGAGGACATGGACGAGGTGCAGGGCGCCATCGACTCCATCCCGGTCCACGAGGTCGACGCGTTCCTCGTGATCGCCGGGCTCGGCGGCGGCACCGGGAGCGGCGGCGCACCCGTGATCGCCAAACACCTCAAACGGATCTACACCGAACCCGTCTACGGGATGGGGATCCTGCCGGGCTCCGACGAGGGGGGGATCTACACCCTCAACGCGGCGCGATCCTTCCAGACGTTCGTCCGCGAGGTGGACAACCTCCTCGTGTTCGACAACGACGCCTGGCGCAAAACCGGCGAGTCCGTCCAGGGCGGCTACGACCAGATCAACGAGGAGATCGTCAAGCGGTTCGGCATCCTGTTCGGCGCCGGCGAGGTCGAGCAGGGTGGCGAGGTCGCCGAGAGCGTCGTCGACTCCTCGGAGATCATCAACACGCTCTCCGGCGGCGGCGTCTCCACCGTCGGCTACGCCCGCGAGGAGGTCGAGAACGCCGGCGGCGGCGGTGGCGGCGGCGGCCTCCTCTCGCGGCTCACCGGCGGCGAGGAGGACGAGGAGCTCGACACTGCCCACACCACCAACCGCATCACCAGCCTCGTCCGGAAGGCCGCGCTCGGCCGGCTCACCCTTCCCTGCGAGATCGAGGGCACCGAGCGCGCGCTGCTGGTGATGGCCGGCCCGCCGAAGTACCTCAACCGCAAAGGGATCGAGCGCGGCCGGAAGTGGCTCGAGGAGCAGACGGGCTCGATGGAGGTCCGCGGCGGCGACTACCCGGTCCCCGGCGCGAACTTCGTCGCCAGCGTGATCCTGCTGTCGGGCGTGAACAACGTCCCGCGGATCAAGGAGCTCCAGCAGGTCGCCATCGAGGCCCAGGAGAACATCGAGGATATCGAGGAGGAGAGCGAGGAGAACCTCGACGAGCTCGTCAACGACGACGACGACGAACTCGAGTCGCTGTTCTGA
- a CDS encoding pyridoxal phosphate-dependent aminotransferase — protein MKVADRARETPPSGIRKFFELAEEADDVISLGVGEPDFSAPWAAREAAIHALERGRTSYTANRGRADLRRGIADHVARYDHDYDPESEILVTAGASEAVDLAMRALVDPGDTVAVPQPSYISYGPAATFAGADVLPVPTRAEDAFELTIDALRDAGAGAADTLIFCYPNNPTGAVMDADALAPVAEFAREHDLTVIADEIYAALTYGGEHDSIATLPGMRGRTVVIGGFSKAYAMTGLRLGYALAPPEAIEAMNRIHQYTMLSAPTTAQFAGLEAIRSCDDAVAEMRDAYDRRRRYVLSRFREMGLDCFEAEGAFYVFPECPGDDEAFAEDLLTEEGVAVVPGSVFGEGGEGHLRVSYATGMDELREATARIERFLD, from the coding sequence ATGAAGGTCGCCGACCGCGCCCGCGAGACGCCGCCCTCGGGCATCCGGAAGTTCTTCGAGTTGGCCGAGGAGGCCGACGACGTGATCTCCCTCGGCGTCGGCGAACCCGACTTCTCGGCGCCGTGGGCCGCCCGCGAGGCGGCGATCCACGCGCTCGAACGCGGCCGCACCTCCTACACCGCCAACCGCGGGCGGGCCGACCTCCGGCGGGGGATCGCCGACCACGTCGCCCGGTACGATCACGACTACGACCCCGAGAGCGAGATCCTCGTCACGGCCGGCGCGAGCGAGGCGGTCGATCTGGCGATGCGCGCGCTGGTCGACCCCGGCGACACCGTCGCCGTCCCGCAGCCGTCCTACATCTCCTACGGGCCGGCCGCCACGTTCGCCGGCGCCGACGTGCTCCCGGTACCGACGCGGGCCGAGGACGCGTTCGAACTCACGATCGACGCGCTCCGCGACGCCGGCGCGGGGGCGGCGGACACGCTGATCTTCTGCTACCCGAACAACCCCACCGGCGCGGTGATGGACGCCGACGCGCTCGCCCCCGTCGCCGAGTTCGCCCGCGAGCACGACCTGACGGTGATAGCCGACGAGATCTACGCCGCGCTCACCTACGGCGGCGAGCACGACTCCATCGCGACGCTGCCGGGGATGCGCGGGCGAACGGTCGTGATCGGCGGCTTCTCGAAAGCGTACGCGATGACGGGGCTGCGGCTGGGCTACGCGCTCGCGCCGCCGGAGGCGATCGAGGCGATGAACCGGATCCACCAGTACACGATGCTCTCGGCGCCGACGACCGCCCAGTTCGCGGGGCTCGAAGCGATCCGGTCCTGCGACGACGCGGTCGCGGAGATGCGCGACGCCTACGACCGGCGCCGGCGCTACGTGCTCTCGCGGTTCCGGGAGATGGGACTGGACTGCTTCGAGGCCGAAGGGGCGTTCTACGTGTTCCCCGAGTGTCCGGGCGACGACGAGGCGTTCGCCGAGGACCTGCTGACCGAGGAGGGCGTCGCGGTCGTCCCGGGCAGCGTGTTCGGCGAGGGTGGCGAGGGCCACCTCAGGGTTTCCTACGCGACCGGGATGGACGAGCTTCGCGAGGCGACCGCCCGGATCGAGCGCTTTCTCGACTGA
- a CDS encoding AAA domain-containing protein gives MRIRGPIVDVGEPRTAGGADLVELTIRPERGAADATTVTLWNKWAETADYAEEGMELLVTDAEAEEFRGETTYETTPDSWVVLEPEFLVDVTAVRSWVQCPRMYYLNKLSGVPLKYPVVKGTVVHEVFGDLLRGRDLEESIDHRVAEAGLELGALGYDREEVENEVRRNAAAVEGWLQQGTLTEEDTWRSEYTLISPTFGLKGRADALRRGMPVELKTGKNTKREPRFQDKMQAACYALMLEEQGVEADTGTLLYTKNTALERSEATGDLAPAKEFSVGPGLLKFVVRTRNELAAMEFDTSIPTGFEADATCQYCFEQDTCMVVSGRLDQESKAGQIGQPLPSEERAYFEGFYQAIEAERREVHAEYRKLWEQDAEERADDDRALLNLEPLGREELPGGRWRLRAEKPDDAVSKLREGDVALASDGDPVSGHAELCRIQSLGSGKAGAEIVVEADEPVDVRRLDVYPSELSVDRMLTALHDGVLKGDPDRKDALFGRREPEFSGEEREYIDNNDAQNDAVNLATRAEDFALVHGPPGTGKTYTIARTVKALIEDGERVLLSAFTNRAVDNALEAVLDAGVDGSEIVRVGTESGIREDMSELHLEETGDPGDRISELKEASLVAATTASCGSRVMREEAFDVALVDEASQLTEPATLAAINLAERFVLVGDHEQLPPVVQAEGGEKWTEGFGSPAAADGGTAAAENAAGDDRTPRLDLSTSLFERLHDLAPEASVLLDRQYRMAQRIQAFPSREFYDGALRPANGEVAAQRIGDLPGIDTGALPETLRDPVAFVDPEGEREGNTNPAEADRVAEIVEQFVAAGVDEDDIGVIAPFRAQVAEISRRVDTTVDTVDRFQGSSEEVIIVSFVATGELSGPIYDDPRRMNVALTRAKKSLVLVGDPGALASDPFYERMLDWAHR, from the coding sequence ATGCGAATCCGGGGACCGATCGTCGACGTGGGCGAGCCACGGACTGCGGGCGGTGCCGACCTCGTCGAGCTCACGATCCGGCCCGAGCGCGGCGCCGCCGACGCGACGACGGTGACGCTGTGGAACAAGTGGGCCGAGACCGCCGACTACGCCGAGGAGGGGATGGAGCTGCTCGTCACCGACGCCGAGGCCGAGGAGTTCCGCGGCGAGACCACCTACGAGACCACGCCCGACTCGTGGGTCGTTCTCGAACCCGAGTTCCTCGTCGACGTGACCGCCGTGCGCTCGTGGGTGCAGTGCCCGCGGATGTACTACCTGAACAAGCTCTCCGGCGTTCCCCTCAAATACCCCGTCGTGAAGGGGACCGTCGTCCACGAGGTGTTCGGCGACCTGCTCCGGGGACGGGACCTGGAGGAGTCGATCGACCACCGCGTCGCGGAGGCCGGCCTCGAACTCGGTGCGCTCGGCTACGACCGCGAGGAGGTCGAGAACGAGGTGCGCCGGAACGCCGCCGCCGTCGAGGGGTGGCTCCAGCAGGGCACCCTCACCGAGGAGGACACCTGGCGCTCGGAGTATACGCTCATTTCACCCACGTTCGGGCTGAAGGGCCGCGCCGACGCGCTCCGGCGGGGGATGCCCGTCGAACTCAAGACGGGGAAGAACACCAAACGCGAGCCGCGGTTCCAGGACAAGATGCAGGCGGCCTGCTACGCGCTGATGCTCGAGGAGCAGGGCGTCGAGGCCGACACCGGCACGCTGCTCTACACGAAGAACACCGCGCTCGAACGCAGCGAGGCGACCGGCGACCTCGCGCCCGCGAAGGAGTTCTCGGTCGGCCCGGGGCTGCTGAAGTTCGTCGTCCGCACGCGAAACGAGCTCGCGGCGATGGAGTTCGACACCTCGATCCCCACGGGGTTCGAGGCCGACGCGACCTGCCAGTACTGCTTCGAGCAGGACACCTGCATGGTCGTCTCGGGCCGACTCGATCAGGAGTCGAAGGCCGGCCAGATCGGCCAACCGCTGCCGTCCGAGGAGCGCGCGTACTTCGAGGGGTTCTACCAGGCCATCGAGGCCGAACGCCGCGAGGTCCACGCCGAGTACCGCAAGCTCTGGGAGCAGGACGCCGAGGAACGCGCCGACGACGACCGCGCGCTGCTGAACCTCGAACCGCTCGGCCGCGAGGAACTCCCCGGCGGGCGCTGGCGCCTGCGCGCGGAGAAACCCGACGACGCCGTCTCGAAACTCCGCGAGGGTGACGTGGCGCTCGCGAGCGACGGCGACCCCGTCTCGGGCCACGCCGAACTCTGCCGGATCCAGAGCCTCGGCAGCGGGAAGGCCGGCGCCGAGATCGTCGTCGAGGCCGACGAGCCCGTCGACGTCCGGCGACTGGACGTGTACCCCTCCGAGCTCTCGGTCGACCGGATGCTGACCGCGCTCCACGACGGCGTGCTGAAGGGCGACCCCGACCGGAAGGACGCCCTGTTCGGTCGACGGGAGCCGGAGTTCTCGGGCGAAGAGCGGGAGTACATCGACAACAACGACGCCCAGAACGACGCCGTCAACCTCGCGACCCGCGCCGAGGACTTCGCGCTGGTCCACGGCCCGCCCGGGACGGGGAAGACGTACACCATCGCACGGACGGTGAAGGCGCTGATCGAGGACGGCGAGCGCGTGCTGCTCTCGGCCTTTACCAACCGCGCGGTCGACAACGCGCTCGAAGCGGTGCTCGACGCCGGCGTCGACGGGAGCGAGATCGTCCGCGTCGGCACCGAGTCCGGCATCCGCGAGGACATGAGCGAGCTCCACCTCGAGGAGACCGGCGATCCGGGCGACCGCATCTCGGAACTGAAGGAAGCCTCGCTCGTCGCGGCGACGACGGCCTCCTGTGGCTCCCGAGTGATGCGCGAGGAGGCGTTCGACGTGGCGCTGGTCGACGAGGCGTCCCAGCTCACCGAGCCAGCGACGCTCGCGGCGATCAACCTCGCCGAGCGGTTCGTGCTCGTCGGCGATCACGAACAGCTCCCGCCCGTCGTGCAGGCCGAAGGCGGGGAGAAGTGGACCGAGGGGTTCGGCAGCCCCGCGGCAGCGGACGGCGGGACCGCGGCGGCGGAGAACGCAGCCGGAGACGACCGCACGCCGCGGCTCGACCTCTCGACCTCGCTGTTCGAGCGCCTGCACGACCTCGCGCCCGAGGCGTCGGTGCTGCTGGACCGCCAGTACCGGATGGCCCAGCGCATCCAGGCGTTCCCCTCCCGGGAGTTCTACGACGGCGCGCTCCGGCCCGCGAACGGCGAGGTGGCGGCCCAGCGGATCGGTGATCTCCCCGGGATCGATACGGGGGCGCTCCCCGAGACCCTGCGCGATCCGGTCGCCTTCGTCGACCCCGAGGGGGAGCGCGAGGGGAACACCAACCCCGCGGAGGCCGATCGCGTCGCCGAGATCGTCGAGCAGTTCGTCGCGGCGGGCGTCGACGAGGACGACATCGGCGTGATCGCGCCGTTCCGGGCTCAGGTCGCGGAGATCTCCCGGCGCGTCGACACCACCGTCGACACGGTCGACCGGTTCCAGGGGTCGAGCGAGGAGGTCATCATCGTCTCCTTCGTCGCCACGGGCGAGCTCTCGGGGCCGATCTACGACGACCCGCGACGGATGAACGTCGCGCTCACGCGGGCGAAGAAGTCGCTCGTCCTGGTCGGCGACCCGGGCGCGCTCGCGTCGGACCCGTTCTACGAACGAATGCTCGACTGGGCACACAGATAG
- a CDS encoding nitric-oxide reductase large subunit, which yields MEVSRRTLARALVVVFVVNLVVMSAGAFFAYQQSPDRPGQFVGPDGDPVVTEEGITEGKAAFQRNGFMNQGSILGNGAYFDADYTADALDRMTEHMRAYVARERYDTAYAELDNAQRAVVDDAVERQIEDGGFGETVELTAAEAYAFEQVRADYVERYHEGSREHGIPANFVESEDDAERFADFALWTAWFASVDRPGGEISYTNEWPYNPAAGNTAPASSMIWSVVAMIVLVAGAGIGIWLYRALELPEPESGGIDVPPPEEITMYPSQFAAARFIPVAALLFLAQVLLGGLMAHYYIERGGFYGIADALGVNLLYLIPFSITKAWHIDLAVLWITTLWIGIGLFLPALFTGQEPDGQKTLINVLLGALFVVVVGGFAGIWLGSHGYIDGELWWILGNEGLEYLEIGRLWQVGLLLGFALWTGIVWRGFRPLLERESRYGLAHLILYAGGSIGLLFTASMLYTPTTSMVMTEFWRWWVVHMWVEGVFEFFIVAVIGLALVSMNLLSRASAEKAVMVEALLVMGSGIIGVSHHYWWIGLPEYWVPIGSVFSTLEFIPLVFILFEATNEYRTYATAGEEFPHKLPFMFIVASGVWNFVGAGVLGFFINLPLVNYYEHGTFLTVAHAHAAMLGAFGFLALGMATYMLRFTTEPGEWDPTNLKRAFWLWNVGLAWMVLIGDIPVGFLQLETVFTQGYDAGRSLAFYNQEIVQALFWARLPGDLLLVAGTGVFCYDVLKKRFVKREQVADVAGGTPISRRIFGADDGDEELPDD from the coding sequence ATGGAGGTCTCACGCCGGACGCTCGCACGGGCGCTCGTCGTCGTGTTCGTGGTCAATCTGGTCGTGATGTCGGCCGGGGCCTTCTTCGCGTACCAACAGTCCCCCGACCGACCCGGGCAGTTCGTCGGGCCCGACGGCGACCCCGTCGTCACCGAGGAGGGGATCACCGAGGGGAAAGCCGCCTTCCAGCGGAACGGGTTCATGAACCAGGGGTCGATCCTGGGTAACGGCGCGTACTTCGACGCGGACTACACGGCCGACGCGCTCGACCGCATGACCGAACACATGCGGGCGTACGTCGCCCGGGAGCGGTACGACACCGCCTACGCCGAGCTCGACAACGCCCAACGCGCCGTCGTCGACGACGCCGTCGAGCGACAGATCGAGGACGGCGGGTTCGGGGAGACGGTCGAACTGACCGCCGCCGAGGCGTACGCGTTCGAACAGGTCCGGGCGGACTACGTCGAGCGGTACCACGAGGGGTCGCGCGAGCACGGGATCCCGGCGAACTTCGTCGAGTCCGAGGACGATGCCGAGCGCTTCGCCGACTTCGCGCTCTGGACCGCCTGGTTCGCCTCCGTCGACCGCCCGGGCGGGGAGATCTCCTACACGAACGAGTGGCCGTACAACCCCGCCGCCGGCAACACCGCGCCGGCGTCGTCGATGATCTGGAGCGTCGTCGCCATGATCGTGCTCGTCGCCGGCGCCGGGATCGGGATCTGGCTCTACCGCGCGCTCGAACTGCCGGAGCCCGAGTCCGGCGGCATCGACGTGCCGCCGCCCGAGGAGATCACCATGTACCCCAGCCAGTTCGCCGCCGCGCGGTTCATCCCGGTCGCGGCGCTCCTCTTTCTCGCGCAGGTGCTGCTGGGCGGGCTGATGGCCCACTACTACATCGAGCGCGGCGGGTTCTACGGCATCGCCGACGCGCTCGGCGTGAACCTGCTGTACCTGATCCCGTTCTCGATCACGAAGGCGTGGCATATCGACCTCGCGGTGCTGTGGATCACGACGCTGTGGATCGGGATCGGGCTGTTCCTCCCGGCGCTGTTCACCGGCCAGGAGCCCGACGGACAGAAGACGCTGATCAACGTGCTGCTGGGCGCGCTGTTCGTCGTTGTCGTCGGCGGGTTCGCGGGCATCTGGCTCGGCTCCCACGGCTACATCGACGGCGAGCTCTGGTGGATCCTGGGCAACGAGGGGCTGGAGTACCTCGAGATCGGGCGGCTCTGGCAGGTCGGCCTCCTGCTCGGGTTCGCGCTCTGGACGGGCATCGTCTGGCGGGGGTTCCGGCCGCTACTCGAACGGGAGTCCCGGTACGGGCTGGCCCACCTCATCCTCTACGCCGGCGGCTCCATCGGCCTGCTGTTCACGGCGAGCATGCTGTACACGCCGACGACGTCGATGGTGATGACGGAGTTCTGGCGCTGGTGGGTCGTCCACATGTGGGTCGAGGGCGTGTTCGAGTTCTTCATCGTCGCCGTCATCGGGCTGGCGCTGGTGTCGATGAACCTCCTCTCGCGGGCCAGCGCAGAGAAGGCGGTGATGGTCGAGGCGCTGCTGGTGATGGGCTCGGGCATCATCGGCGTCTCCCATCACTACTGGTGGATCGGACTGCCGGAGTACTGGGTCCCGATCGGCAGCGTGTTCTCCACGCTGGAGTTCATCCCGCTGGTGTTCATCCTCTTCGAGGCGACCAACGAGTACCGCACCTACGCCACCGCCGGCGAGGAGTTCCCCCACAAGCTCCCCTTCATGTTCATCGTCGCCTCGGGCGTGTGGAACTTCGTCGGCGCCGGGGTGCTGGGCTTCTTCATCAACCTCCCGCTAGTCAACTACTACGAGCACGGCACGTTCCTCACCGTCGCCCACGCCCACGCGGCGATGCTCGGCGCCTTTGGCTTCCTCGCGCTGGGGATGGCGACGTACATGCTCCGGTTCACGACCGAACCCGGGGAGTGGGACCCGACGAACCTGAAGCGGGCGTTCTGGCTGTGGAACGTCGGCCTCGCGTGGATGGTGCTGATCGGGGACATCCCGGTCGGGTTCCTCCAGCTGGAGACGGTGTTCACCCAGGGGTACGACGCCGGCCGGTCGCTGGCGTTCTACAACCAGGAGATCGTGCAGGCGCTGTTCTGGGCGCGGCTGCCGGGCGACCTCCTGCTCGTCGCCGGGACGGGAGTGTTCTGCTACGACGTGCTGAAAAAGCGGTTCGTCAAGCGCGAGCAGGTCGCAGACGTCGCCGGCGGCACGCCGATCTCGCGGCGGATCTTCGGCGCGGACGACGGGGACGAGGAGCTCCCGGACGACTGA
- a CDS encoding Lrp/AsnC family transcriptional regulator, whose translation MTDQRELLELLLEDARQSTADLARQTGHTEAEVEEAIADLEAAGVVHGYQAVVDWANADEEHVEAHVELNVELDRETKYDDIAGRIANHPEVETLRLVSGDYDFSAVVVGDSMRDVSGFVADRIAPIPEVTQTVTHFVMETYKDRGVDFGDDRDDDRLSVSP comes from the coding sequence ATGACCGACCAGCGCGAACTGCTGGAGCTCCTGCTCGAGGACGCCAGACAGTCGACCGCCGACCTCGCCCGCCAGACCGGCCACACCGAGGCCGAGGTCGAGGAGGCAATCGCCGACCTCGAAGCCGCGGGCGTCGTCCACGGCTACCAGGCGGTCGTCGACTGGGCCAACGCCGACGAGGAGCACGTCGAGGCCCACGTCGAACTCAACGTCGAACTCGACCGCGAGACGAAGTACGACGATATCGCGGGCCGGATCGCGAACCATCCCGAGGTGGAGACGCTGCGGCTCGTTTCCGGGGACTACGACTTCTCGGCGGTCGTCGTCGGCGACTCGATGCGGGACGTGTCGGGCTTTGTCGCGGACCGGATCGCCCCGATCCCGGAGGTGACTCAGACGGTGACCCACTTCGTGATGGAGACGTACAAGGACCGCGGCGTCGACTTCGGCGACGACCGCGACGACGACCGGCTCTCCGTCTCGCCATGA
- the cofC gene encoding 2-phospho-L-lactate guanylyltransferase, with protein MHAVVPFSADRPKTRLADVLTPAERREFSAAMLRDVLDALAAVPQELDVTVLATGEVDVDVPVETDERSLTPAVNDRLDTAPTAVVMADLALATPAALADLLDSTADLAIAAGLGGGTNAFLARDTAFRVDYHGASYRDHLAIAREEGLSVREVDSRLVAVDIDEPEDLAELLLHGGGAARDWLVDAGFELAIDGGRVDVVRE; from the coding sequence GTGCACGCCGTCGTCCCCTTCTCCGCCGACCGCCCGAAGACCCGTCTCGCCGACGTGCTCACGCCCGCGGAGCGCCGCGAGTTCTCGGCGGCGATGCTGCGTGACGTGCTCGACGCGCTCGCGGCGGTCCCCCAGGAGCTGGACGTGACCGTGCTCGCGACTGGTGAGGTCGACGTCGACGTGCCGGTCGAAACCGACGAGCGGTCGCTGACGCCCGCGGTGAACGACCGCCTCGACACGGCGCCGACCGCGGTGGTGATGGCCGACCTCGCGCTCGCGACGCCGGCCGCGCTCGCGGACCTGCTGGACTCGACGGCGGATCTCGCCATCGCCGCCGGCCTCGGCGGCGGCACCAACGCCTTCCTCGCCCGCGACACGGCGTTCCGCGTCGACTACCACGGCGCCTCCTACCGTGACCACCTCGCGATCGCCCGCGAGGAAGGGCTCTCGGTTCGGGAGGTCGACTCCCGGCTGGTCGCGGTCGATATCGACGAACCCGAGGACCTCGCGGAGCTACTGCTCCACGGCGGCGGCGCCGCGCGGGACTGGCTGGTCGACGCGGGGTTCGAGTTGGCTATCGACGGTGGCCGGGTCGACGTGGTTCGGGAGTAA